The proteins below are encoded in one region of Chitinophagaceae bacterium:
- a CDS encoding alpha/beta fold hydrolase gives MQTKVRKRIFNIVKIVIAVYCLGGIALWELQDKILLHPKALHAGYVFDIAAPHKAVTLHLNENEQLFLMQFFPADTIHIKGIVLYFHGNRDNINRYAAYADNFTKHGYEVWMPDYPGFGKSTGVFTEERLYSDANLLYKMAGKRFAADSVILYGRSLGTGVASELASHNKCKRLILETPYYSFPSLAASHFPIYPTERMIHFKFPVFEYIQMVKAPVTVFHGTKDEIIPYRNSRKLKKLLKAGDEYIIIEKGKHNNLNEFPFFHQKLDSLLMIN, from the coding sequence ATGCAAACCAAAGTAAGAAAGCGAATTTTTAATATAGTCAAAATTGTTATTGCTGTTTATTGCCTGGGTGGAATTGCCCTGTGGGAATTACAGGATAAAATTCTGCTGCACCCAAAAGCTTTACATGCCGGGTATGTGTTTGATATTGCTGCGCCACATAAAGCTGTAACACTGCATCTCAATGAAAATGAGCAGTTGTTTTTGATGCAGTTCTTTCCTGCAGATACCATCCATATCAAAGGCATTGTACTTTATTTTCATGGCAACAGGGATAATATTAACCGTTATGCTGCCTATGCTGACAATTTCACTAAGCATGGTTATGAAGTGTGGATGCCCGATTATCCCGGCTTTGGAAAATCAACAGGAGTGTTTACAGAAGAACGCTTGTACAGCGATGCAAACCTGTTGTATAAAATGGCGGGCAAACGATTCGCTGCTGATAGTGTTATTCTTTATGGAAGATCGTTGGGCACCGGTGTTGCGAGTGAACTGGCAAGTCATAATAAATGTAAACGGCTAATTCTTGAAACACCGTATTACAGCTTTCCGTCTTTGGCCGCTTCTCATTTTCCCATTTATCCAACCGAACGGATGATTCATTTTAAATTTCCAGTGTTTGAATATATACAGATGGTGAAAGCACCTGTAACAGTTTTTCATGGCACAAAAGATGAAATTATTCCTTACCGTAACAGCAGAAAATTAAAAAAATTATTGAAAGCAGGGGATGAATATATTATTATTGAGAAGGGGAAACACAATAACCTCAATGAATTTCCATTCTTTCATCAAAAGCTCGATTCTTTACTGATGATTAATTAG
- a CDS encoding alpha/beta fold hydrolase, translated as MLIAYFVQERLIFKPEKLAADFEFKYDAPFKEISFLPEPGVTISGIHFHVKNPHGLILYFHGNTRSIKGWGKYAKDFYRFGYDVVLVDYRGFGKSIGKRSETAMIRDMQFVYDELCIQFPEDHIIVYGRSMGSGFATKLAAENHPRYLILDAPYYSFLKVVERFLPFFPMRFVLRFHLRTDKWIGNVKCHTYIIHGTKDKLIPIQHSEKLQKLNPGRITLIRIYGGGHNNLPSFHDYHNFIRDILKL; from the coding sequence ATGCTGATTGCTTACTTCGTACAGGAAAGGCTCATTTTTAAACCTGAAAAATTAGCTGCTGATTTTGAGTTTAAGTATGATGCCCCGTTTAAAGAAATCAGTTTTCTTCCTGAGCCGGGTGTAACCATCAGCGGCATTCATTTTCATGTAAAGAACCCTCACGGGCTTATCCTTTATTTTCACGGCAATACAAGAAGCATAAAAGGCTGGGGTAAATATGCGAAAGATTTCTACCGTTTTGGTTATGATGTGGTACTTGTTGATTACCGTGGCTTTGGAAAAAGTATTGGCAAGCGAAGCGAAACAGCCATGATCAGAGACATGCAGTTTGTATACGATGAACTCTGCATCCAGTTCCCGGAAGATCATATCATTGTTTACGGACGAAGTATGGGCAGTGGTTTTGCCACTAAACTGGCTGCAGAAAATCATCCACGCTATTTAATTTTAGATGCGCCTTATTACAGTTTTCTGAAAGTAGTGGAACGTTTTCTCCCATTTTTTCCCATGCGTTTTGTATTACGTTTTCACTTACGAACAGATAAATGGATTGGGAATGTAAAATGCCATACCTATATTATACATGGTACAAAAGATAAACTTATTCCAATTCAGCATAGTGAAAAGCTTCAAAAACTAAATCCCGGCCGTATTACATTGATCCGCATTTATGGAGGAGGACATAATAATCTTCCGTCATTCCACGACTATCATAATTTTATACGTGACATTCTGAAACTGTAA
- a CDS encoding KUP/HAK/KT family potassium transporter yields MGKHTSKITGAGLLIALGIIYGDIGTSPLYVFNAIIGGRVVSETLIVGTLSCIIWTLTLQTTIKYVVMVLRADNRGEGGTFALYALVRRRKKWLVLPAMVGGAALLADGIITPPISITSAIEGLKVLPQLRDLPVNTIVIIVLTILALFFFMQQFGTGSIGKMFGPIMMLWFTMLAILGITHVTDDLSIFKALSPYYAFDFLRTYPEGFWLLGAVFLCTTGAEALYSDLGHCGRENIRVTWVYVKACLLLNYFGQGAPLLAHHNGQHITTAFKAQSGIHAFYDLMPHWFIIPGVIIATSAAVIASQAMIAGAFTLISEAMRLNLWPRLKVNYPSEERGQLFIPGMNLFMFLGCTFVVLYFRESSRMEAAYGLAIIVTMIMTTLLFANYLVLHRAKSVFIYIFLAGYLIIEIAYLIALLEKFIHGGYITLVIGFIMFLIMYTWYRSRKIKNRYVEFVRLEHYLPMLQELSNDMTVTKHATHLVYLTSANNPNEIEHKIIYSILNRKPKRADIYWFVHVDTLDDPYTCEFEVTTIIPNEVIRVEFRLGFRMQPRINLMFRKVVEDMVANKEVNITSRYESLQRNNVVGDFQFVVLEKFLSQDNELPFFERVIMRLYFNIKKMALSEEKGFGLDQSNVSVEKFPLIVAPISSLKLKRIYQNEDEGY; encoded by the coding sequence GTGGGAAAGCACACTTCAAAAATTACCGGAGCAGGTTTATTAATTGCATTAGGAATCATTTATGGCGACATTGGAACATCTCCGCTGTACGTTTTTAATGCCATTATTGGTGGGAGGGTTGTTTCCGAAACATTGATTGTTGGAACATTATCCTGTATTATCTGGACGCTCACTCTGCAAACAACTATCAAGTACGTGGTGATGGTATTGAGGGCAGATAACAGGGGTGAGGGTGGCACATTTGCTTTATATGCGTTGGTACGCCGCCGTAAAAAATGGCTGGTGTTGCCTGCAATGGTTGGCGGAGCTGCTTTGCTTGCTGATGGAATTATTACACCTCCTATTTCTATTACATCTGCCATTGAAGGGTTAAAGGTATTGCCGCAGTTGCGTGATTTGCCTGTAAATACCATTGTAATAATTGTACTTACTATCCTTGCACTTTTCTTTTTTATGCAGCAGTTTGGTACAGGGTCTATTGGTAAAATGTTTGGCCCTATTATGATGTTGTGGTTTACCATGCTGGCGATTCTTGGAATAACACATGTCACAGACGATCTCTCTATTTTTAAAGCCCTGAGTCCATATTATGCGTTCGACTTTTTAAGAACATATCCGGAGGGATTCTGGTTGCTTGGAGCAGTCTTTCTCTGTACAACGGGTGCGGAAGCACTATACAGCGATCTTGGTCATTGCGGCCGGGAAAACATACGGGTAACGTGGGTATATGTGAAGGCTTGCTTATTACTCAATTATTTCGGACAAGGTGCTCCTCTTCTGGCTCATCATAACGGTCAGCACATAACGACTGCGTTTAAAGCGCAATCCGGTATTCATGCATTTTATGATCTGATGCCGCATTGGTTCATTATTCCGGGTGTTATTATTGCAACCAGCGCAGCAGTTATTGCCAGCCAGGCAATGATTGCAGGGGCATTTACACTCATCAGTGAAGCCATGCGTTTAAATCTGTGGCCACGTTTAAAAGTTAATTACCCTTCCGAAGAAAGAGGACAGTTGTTTATTCCGGGCATGAACCTGTTCATGTTTTTAGGATGCACATTTGTTGTTCTTTATTTCAGGGAGTCTTCAAGAATGGAAGCAGCTTATGGTTTGGCAATCATTGTTACTATGATCATGACAACACTGCTCTTTGCAAATTATCTTGTTCTTCACCGGGCTAAATCGGTATTTATCTATATTTTTCTGGCAGGTTACCTCATCATTGAAATTGCTTACCTGATTGCCTTACTGGAAAAATTTATACATGGTGGTTATATCACTCTTGTTATCGGGTTTATCATGTTCCTCATTATGTATACATGGTACCGTTCAAGAAAAATCAAAAACCGTTATGTTGAATTTGTACGGCTTGAACATTACCTACCTATGTTACAGGAACTCAGTAATGATATGACGGTAACAAAGCATGCAACACATCTGGTTTACCTTACCAGTGCAAATAACCCCAACGAAATTGAACATAAAATCATTTACTCTATCCTCAACCGCAAACCCAAGCGGGCTGATATTTACTGGTTTGTTCATGTGGATACATTAGATGACCCTTATACCTGCGAATTTGAAGTTACCACCATTATTCCCAATGAAGTGATCAGGGTTGAGTTCAGGTTAGGATTCCGTATGCAGCCACGTATTAATCTTATGTTCCGTAAGGTGGTGGAAGATATGGTGGCGAATAAAGAAGTAAACATTACCAGCCGTTATGAAAGTTTGCAACGTAATAATGTAGTAGGCGATTTTCAGTTTGTGGTATTGGAAAAATTCCTGAGCCAGGATAATGAACTGCCTTTCTTCGAGCGGGTAATTATGCGCTTGTATTTTAATATTAAGAAAATGGCGTTGAGCGAGGAAAAAGGTTTTGGTCTCGATCAGAGCAATGTATCAGTTGAAAAGTTCCCGTTGATTGTTGCTCCCATCAGCAGCTTAAAGCTGAAACGGATTTACCAGAACGAAGACGAAGGATACTGA
- a CDS encoding S-adenosylmethionine:tRNA ribosyltransferase-isomerase, whose protein sequence is MHPSQLQIKDFTYQLSDERIARYPLAERDLSKLLIYQNGEISEDVYRNICSHLPKDTLLLFNNTRVIEARMLFEKASGSIIEIFCLEPADDLELTQAMIAKGKIRWNCLVGGASKWKQSLLEKKLHTKNGELTLYAELIERNANNFLIEFSWQNNEISFAEILHYAGVLPLPPYLQRQTEKADYERYQTVYAKHEGSVAAPTAGLHFTDALLKELQEKGIAEEHVTLHVGAGTFRPVKSDTMLEHDMHREWIQVKQSTIETILSYGGKTIIPVGTTSLRTLETLYWMGVKAHSHPSATINELEIQQWDVYDLPQQTVSVDTALQSLLSWMQKHEQDELICHTQILIAPGYTVRIADALITNFHQPNSTLLLLVAALVGNGPMANGWQKIYDYALEHDFRFLSYGDGSLLWIGRESR, encoded by the coding sequence ATGCACCCATCGCAATTGCAGATCAAAGATTTTACCTATCAGCTTTCCGATGAACGGATTGCCCGTTATCCACTGGCAGAAAGAGATCTGAGCAAACTGCTCATTTATCAAAATGGGGAAATCAGTGAGGATGTTTACCGTAACATCTGTTCACATCTTCCAAAAGATACTTTGCTGCTCTTCAATAACACCCGTGTTATTGAAGCAAGAATGCTCTTTGAAAAAGCAAGTGGCAGCATCATCGAAATTTTTTGTTTAGAACCTGCCGATGATCTTGAGCTCACACAGGCGATGATCGCTAAAGGAAAGATTCGGTGGAACTGTTTGGTTGGTGGAGCAAGTAAGTGGAAACAATCACTGCTTGAAAAAAAACTGCATACAAAAAATGGAGAGCTTACACTATATGCGGAATTGATTGAACGAAACGCAAATAATTTTCTAATTGAATTTTCCTGGCAGAATAATGAGATCAGCTTTGCTGAAATTTTACATTATGCCGGGGTTCTTCCTTTGCCGCCATACCTGCAGCGCCAAACAGAAAAGGCAGATTATGAACGTTACCAAACTGTATATGCCAAACATGAAGGAAGTGTGGCAGCACCAACAGCAGGTTTACATTTTACTGATGCATTACTGAAAGAGTTACAGGAAAAAGGAATAGCAGAAGAACATGTTACACTGCATGTAGGTGCAGGTACTTTCCGCCCGGTGAAAAGTGATACCATGCTTGAACATGATATGCACAGGGAATGGATACAGGTTAAACAGTCAACCATTGAAACTATTCTCAGCTATGGGGGAAAAACAATTATTCCGGTTGGTACTACTTCATTGCGTACACTGGAAACATTATACTGGATGGGAGTGAAGGCACACAGCCATCCATCTGCAACAATCAATGAACTGGAAATTCAGCAATGGGATGTTTATGATCTGCCACAGCAAACAGTTTCTGTTGATACTGCACTGCAGTCACTTCTCAGCTGGATGCAGAAACATGAACAGGATGAATTGATCTGTCATACACAAATTCTGATTGCACCTGGCTATACTGTAAGAATTGCTGATGCGCTCATCACTAATTTTCATCAGCCCAATTCTACCTTATTATTACTGGTAGCGGCACTTGTTGGTAATGGCCCGATGGCTAACGGCTGGCAAAAGATTTATGACTATGCCCTTGAACATGATTTCCGTTTCCTGAGCTATGGTGATGGGAGTTTGTTATGGATTGGGCGAGAAAGCCGATAG
- a CDS encoding DUF4270 family protein: MIYSKHSSRFFSLFLLILLFASCEKVNINFGETASEADPNITYIDSYKADIATFKIDSFLTSSHSVFCLGYHTDPDFGVMRARAFAQINLPSSNTVYNVDAIFDSLELIIKPTVNFYGDSNVTMKLAVHRLTENIVNSEKGDYFYNTSSFGYDPVPIGERTVNLYGRSGTAVSVKLSDALGREWLEKLKANNTEVSSYDAFIEYFKGICITTDSVQTASLAYFTAASDSMLIRLTYHEPGLDPGKKYLNFSFAAVRQFSQILFTPGNANFSSFISNKTQLIASTASGNKSFLNTAAGSMIKISFPDLLTLKELHPYIKIMKAVLLVKPDSRSSVFPYLLPTELNLYTTDETNVLISGMYDGNTTPALQTGSLYIDALYGENTSYSYDITSFINTKLEEGQFSKSALLLSPSVNSLDAGPQRLIVNDETAGHSVQLKLYVLGL; encoded by the coding sequence ATGATTTACAGCAAACACAGCAGCCGTTTTTTTTCGTTGTTCTTACTGATCCTGTTGTTTGCTTCCTGCGAAAAAGTAAACATCAACTTTGGTGAAACGGCTTCAGAAGCAGATCCCAACATTACTTATATCGACAGTTACAAAGCAGATATTGCTACGTTTAAAATTGATTCGTTTTTAACTTCCTCTCACAGTGTTTTTTGTTTAGGTTATCATACTGATCCTGATTTTGGTGTGATGAGAGCCAGGGCCTTTGCACAGATCAACCTGCCATCATCCAATACAGTTTATAATGTAGATGCCATTTTTGATTCACTGGAACTGATCATAAAACCAACCGTAAATTTTTATGGCGACAGTAATGTAACCATGAAACTGGCAGTACACCGTCTTACTGAAAATATTGTGAACAGTGAAAAGGGCGATTATTTCTACAATACTTCATCCTTCGGTTACGATCCTGTTCCGATTGGCGAACGGACAGTGAATTTATACGGAAGATCAGGCACTGCCGTTTCAGTAAAGTTATCTGATGCGCTGGGGCGTGAATGGCTGGAAAAATTAAAAGCCAATAATACAGAAGTTTCAAGCTATGATGCATTCATCGAATATTTTAAAGGCATCTGTATTACCACCGATTCAGTGCAAACAGCTTCACTGGCTTACTTTACTGCTGCTTCCGATTCAATGCTTATCCGTTTAACCTATCATGAACCCGGACTTGATCCCGGGAAAAAATATCTCAACTTCAGTTTTGCGGCTGTGAGGCAGTTTAGCCAGATTTTGTTTACACCCGGCAATGCAAACTTCTCTTCCTTTATCAGTAACAAAACACAACTGATTGCAAGCACTGCATCGGGAAATAAATCTTTTTTAAATACAGCAGCAGGTTCAATGATAAAAATTTCATTCCCTGATCTGTTAACCCTGAAAGAATTACATCCGTATATAAAAATCATGAAAGCAGTGCTGCTGGTAAAGCCCGACAGCCGGTCATCTGTTTTTCCATACCTGTTACCGACAGAACTGAACCTGTATACAACCGATGAAACCAATGTTCTCATTAGTGGTATGTATGATGGTAATACCACGCCTGCACTGCAAACCGGCAGCCTGTATATTGATGCACTCTATGGTGAAAACACTTCTTACAGTTACGATATCACATCGTTTATCAATACAAAACTGGAAGAAGGACAGTTTTCGAAATCGGCCCTGCTGCTGTCTCCTTCTGTAAACAGTCTCGATGCAGGTCCGCAGCGCTTAATTGTAAATGATGAAACAGCGGGCCACAGTGTGCAGCTGAAACTTTATGTACTTGGTTTATAA
- a CDS encoding galactose oxidase, with amino-acid sequence MWPKTNKNEHMKQNKSYLAVTLILFIVIAVLSSCSKTSTTDTDVVGNWKRSSEFEGVGRTEAVTFTIGSKVYVGGGYDGIDRLQDFWEFNQSTGTWIRKADFPGTARNSAVAFTINGKGYVGTGYDGIRKLKDFWEFDPAANTWTQIADFGGTERYGAVAFSIGGKGYVSTGYDGNYLKDLWEYNPTTNTWTQKASLTGSKRTDAVVFVYNEQAYILSGINNGSYLNDFWMYDATTNAWTEKRKITSASDDDYDDDYGSNITRSNAVAFVMNSKAYLSVGSISGVVGTTWEYDMATDIWLQKTGFEGSAREGAVAFTINNRGYITTGHNSSYRFDDLWEFFPSTEQDDNDN; translated from the coding sequence ATGTGGCCCAAAACAAATAAAAATGAACACATGAAACAAAACAAAAGCTATTTAGCAGTTACGCTTATATTATTCATTGTAATAGCTGTTCTTTCCTCCTGCAGCAAAACAAGCACTACCGATACAGATGTAGTTGGCAACTGGAAAAGAAGTTCGGAGTTTGAAGGTGTAGGACGTACAGAAGCAGTAACATTCACAATCGGAAGCAAAGTATATGTGGGCGGTGGATATGATGGAATTGACCGACTTCAGGATTTCTGGGAATTTAATCAGTCAACGGGAACATGGATCCGCAAAGCTGATTTCCCCGGCACTGCAAGAAACAGCGCCGTTGCGTTTACCATCAATGGAAAAGGATATGTTGGTACAGGCTATGATGGTATCAGGAAACTGAAAGACTTCTGGGAATTTGATCCTGCAGCAAACACATGGACACAGATAGCAGATTTCGGCGGTACAGAAAGGTATGGTGCAGTCGCTTTCAGCATTGGAGGTAAAGGATATGTTTCCACCGGTTATGATGGCAACTACCTGAAAGATTTATGGGAGTATAACCCAACAACAAATACATGGACACAGAAAGCAAGTTTAACCGGAAGCAAACGAACCGATGCTGTTGTTTTTGTGTACAATGAACAGGCTTATATCTTATCAGGAATCAATAACGGAAGTTACCTCAATGATTTCTGGATGTATGATGCTACGACAAATGCCTGGACAGAGAAAAGAAAAATCACCAGTGCAAGTGATGACGATTATGATGATGACTATGGTTCCAATATAACAAGAAGCAATGCAGTGGCTTTTGTAATGAACAGCAAAGCCTATCTCTCTGTTGGCAGCATCAGCGGTGTAGTTGGTACAACATGGGAATATGATATGGCCACTGATATCTGGTTACAGAAAACAGGCTTTGAAGGTTCTGCAAGAGAAGGAGCTGTAGCATTTACAATCAATAACAGGGGATATATTACTACCGGGCATAACAGCAGTTACCGTTTTGATGACCTCTGGGAATTCTTTCCTTCTACAGAACAGGATGATAACGATAATTAA
- a CDS encoding histidine kinase, producing MLSSFFSKNFPPPQIRFTAKNTQGDKLMPSPVLIKNGLLFTKTDTGFKSLTPDGRGIPPRRFFFFPQAVHALTINIIVLILSELILLYFKKQKIEDENVSLRQFNLEAKNNQLKMQLHPHFLFNSLNTLRLLLKKDADKAEDYLLKLSDVLRFSTTSALEPAVDVADELKLCLTYLQMQKVRFADMLHFSVTNEQLFSAKGIVPVYSLQTLAENAIKHNAFSIESPLFIYIDFDETTNTITVRNKLRSKQLIESSTKIGLTNLAERYRLLGNETINISDNGEEFAVSIKILYW from the coding sequence TTGCTTTCTTCTTTCTTCAGTAAAAACTTTCCACCACCACAGATCAGGTTTACTGCAAAAAATACTCAGGGAGATAAACTGATGCCTTCTCCTGTGTTGATTAAAAACGGGCTTCTCTTTACAAAAACAGATACAGGTTTTAAATCACTTACTCCTGATGGCAGGGGAATACCACCCCGGCGTTTCTTCTTTTTTCCGCAGGCGGTTCATGCATTAACGATCAATATTATTGTTTTGATCCTGAGCGAATTGATTTTGCTGTATTTCAAAAAGCAAAAAATTGAAGACGAAAATGTTTCACTGAGGCAGTTCAACCTGGAGGCAAAAAACAATCAGCTGAAAATGCAGTTACATCCGCATTTTTTATTCAACTCACTAAATACACTTCGGTTACTGCTGAAGAAAGATGCTGATAAAGCAGAAGATTATTTACTGAAGCTCTCGGATGTGCTTCGTTTTTCAACTACGTCAGCATTAGAACCGGCAGTAGATGTTGCCGATGAATTAAAACTCTGCTTAACCTACCTGCAAATGCAGAAAGTACGCTTCGCTGATATGCTGCATTTTTCTGTAACCAATGAACAGTTATTTTCAGCTAAAGGAATTGTACCTGTGTATTCTTTACAAACACTGGCGGAAAATGCCATCAAACACAATGCATTTTCAATTGAAAGCCCACTGTTCATTTATATTGACTTTGATGAAACAACCAATACAATCACTGTAAGAAATAAACTGCGCAGTAAGCAACTGATTGAAAGCTCTACTAAAATTGGTTTAACCAACCTGGCAGAAAGATACCGGCTGCTGGGTAATGAAACAATAAACATTTCAGATAACGGAGAAGAATTTGCAGTGAGTATTAAAATACTTTACTGGTGA
- a CDS encoding response regulator transcription factor encodes MNSINLTAFRKPKTITMPMNIVLIEDEKMVSDDLADILQSIDSSIIISKTISSVKEALDYFKTDTSTQLIFSDIQLGDGYSFEIFHALNTTTPVIYCTAYNQHALEAFDNNGIAYVLKPYTRKTILQAWEKYKMLQQTFKQPVNYDDLLATLTGSNHKPQTLLVNSKNKIIPVKISDIACFSVEYKTTSFITFSNQKFSISHTLDELEKICGAAFFRANRQYLINRESIKEVVHYSQRKLFVTLVVNTTEDVIINKVKSTGFLNWLKG; translated from the coding sequence GTGAACAGCATCAATCTTACAGCATTTCGTAAACCAAAAACAATCACTATGCCGATGAATATCGTTTTAATTGAAGATGAAAAAATGGTTTCAGATGATCTGGCTGATATTCTTCAGTCGATTGACAGTTCTATTATCATCAGTAAAACCATCAGCTCAGTAAAAGAAGCACTGGACTATTTCAAAACAGATACATCCACACAATTAATCTTCAGTGATATTCAATTAGGTGATGGTTACAGCTTTGAAATTTTTCATGCATTAAATACTACTACGCCTGTTATTTACTGCACAGCTTATAACCAGCATGCACTGGAAGCATTCGACAATAACGGTATTGCTTATGTGCTGAAGCCTTATACAAGAAAAACAATTCTGCAGGCATGGGAAAAATATAAAATGCTGCAACAAACTTTCAAGCAGCCTGTTAACTATGATGATCTGCTGGCAACCTTAACCGGCAGCAACCACAAGCCTCAAACCCTGCTGGTAAACAGTAAAAACAAAATTATACCTGTAAAAATATCCGACATCGCCTGCTTTTCAGTTGAGTATAAAACAACTTCATTTATTACGTTCAGCAACCAAAAATTCAGCATCAGTCACACACTTGATGAGCTGGAAAAAATCTGCGGTGCGGCATTTTTCAGGGCAAACCGTCAGTATCTTATCAACCGGGAAAGTATTAAAGAAGTGGTGCATTACAGCCAGCGAAAACTGTTTGTAACACTGGTGGTTAACACAACGGAAGATGTGATCATTAACAAAGTAAAAAGTACAGGCTTTTTAAACTGGCTGAAAGGATAG
- the trxA gene encoding thioredoxin: MATIKLTTQDFKDKVFNYETEKDWKHAGALPAIIDFYADWCGPCKMVAPVLEELSNEYEGKIVIYKVDTEVEQELAGVFGIQSIPTFLFIPVDGAPMMQPGAFPKKVFKEIIEEQLLKTTVKEDE, from the coding sequence ATGGCAACAATCAAACTTACCACACAGGATTTTAAAGATAAGGTGTTTAACTACGAAACAGAGAAAGATTGGAAACATGCGGGTGCTTTACCTGCAATTATTGATTTTTATGCCGACTGGTGCGGACCCTGCAAAATGGTAGCGCCTGTGCTGGAAGAATTATCAAATGAATATGAAGGAAAAATAGTGATCTACAAAGTAGATACAGAAGTGGAACAGGAGCTGGCCGGAGTTTTCGGTATTCAGAGCATCCCGACTTTTTTATTCATTCCGGTTGATGGAGCCCCAATGATGCAACCGGGTGCGTTTCCTAAAAAAGTATTTAAAGAAATCATTGAAGAACAGCTGCTCAAAACAACAGTAAAAGAAGACGAATAA
- a CDS encoding GHKL domain-containing protein, whose amino-acid sequence MKEIKLGKENEAIVWQRNDEIGELVQEYNRMVEKLEASASLLARSEREGAWREMARQVAHEIKNPLTPMKLSIQYLQKAVDSNSPDAKNISQSVAKTLVEQIDYLSNIASDFSSFANIGNPRLEEVSLGESIKSVVDLFSMQEEEGRVSFDQNSEPVIVMADKTQLNRLFTNLIRNGIEAVAAGKEPEVKIDFRRNGNVALIRVQDNGNGVKPELQEKIFYPNFTTKTSGTGLGLAMCKSIVEQMKGRIWFETEQEKGSTFFVELPVIN is encoded by the coding sequence ATGAAAGAAATTAAACTGGGGAAAGAGAATGAAGCAATTGTTTGGCAGCGTAATGATGAAATTGGTGAACTGGTGCAGGAGTACAACCGAATGGTGGAGAAACTGGAAGCAAGTGCAAGCCTGTTGGCAAGAAGTGAAAGGGAAGGTGCATGGCGTGAAATGGCCAGACAGGTGGCGCATGAAATTAAGAATCCGCTTACACCAATGAAGCTTAGTATTCAATACCTGCAGAAAGCAGTTGATTCCAATTCGCCCGATGCAAAAAATATTTCGCAGAGTGTAGCCAAAACACTGGTGGAGCAGATTGATTATTTATCCAATATTGCTTCTGATTTTTCAAGCTTTGCCAATATCGGAAACCCACGACTGGAAGAAGTCAGTCTTGGTGAATCAATAAAATCAGTAGTAGATCTTTTCAGCATGCAGGAAGAAGAGGGCAGGGTAAGTTTTGATCAGAATAGCGAACCTGTTATTGTAATGGCTGATAAAACACAGCTCAACCGTTTGTTCACCAATCTTATCCGTAATGGAATTGAAGCTGTAGCAGCAGGTAAAGAACCGGAAGTAAAAATCGACTTCAGACGAAATGGAAATGTTGCATTGATTCGTGTACAGGATAATGGCAATGGAGTGAAACCTGAGCTGCAGGAAAAAATATTCTATCCCAACTTTACTACCAAAACGTCAGGCACAGGGTTGGGTTTAGCTATGTGTAAAAGTATTGTGGAGCAAATGAAAGGAAGGATCTGGTTTGAAACAGAACAGGAAAAAGGCAGCACCTTTTTTGTGGAGCTGCCTGTCATTAACTGA